A part of Fimbriiglobus ruber genomic DNA contains:
- a CDS encoding TraR/DksA family transcriptional regulator: MTGENTKKYRANLQALATQIRATVAGLTDQATSPLGGESAGGISNAPLHLADMGSEAYNQELGATLLENELFIGEEVAAALERLNNGTYGKCEGCGKAVAAERLDALPYVRHCVVCATKLQSGRPINLNAGRPAGWLGAPGYEGMHQTGSPVRTVGRDLGGAPNDVHAAGTPGGGTAVGGLAGTTIGDGALDDVNLEQAAAGREEEPRDEAEEEAGGAYSGPTGGAVGGSPANKRTRGGNAKNPADLGRTGGK; the protein is encoded by the coding sequence ATGACGGGCGAAAACACCAAGAAATACCGGGCCAACCTCCAGGCTCTGGCCACGCAGATTCGGGCCACGGTCGCGGGCCTGACCGATCAGGCCACGTCGCCGCTCGGCGGCGAGTCCGCGGGCGGCATCTCGAACGCCCCGCTCCACCTCGCGGACATGGGGAGTGAGGCTTACAACCAGGAACTCGGAGCCACCCTGCTGGAAAACGAATTGTTCATCGGCGAAGAAGTGGCGGCCGCTCTGGAGCGGTTGAACAACGGAACTTATGGCAAATGCGAGGGTTGCGGCAAGGCGGTCGCGGCCGAGCGGCTCGATGCCCTGCCCTACGTGCGGCACTGTGTGGTTTGTGCGACGAAGCTGCAATCGGGTCGCCCGATCAATCTGAACGCCGGTCGGCCCGCGGGGTGGCTCGGCGCGCCGGGCTACGAAGGTATGCACCAGACGGGCTCGCCCGTGCGAACCGTTGGCCGGGATTTGGGCGGCGCCCCGAACGACGTCCACGCGGCCGGCACCCCGGGCGGTGGCACCGCCGTGGGCGGACTGGCCGGCACGACCATCGGCGACGGCGCGCTCGACGACGTGAACCTGGAGCAGGCGGCCGCGGGGCGCGAGGAAGAACCGCGGGACGAAGCCGAGGAAGAAGCGGGCGGCGCGTATTCGGGGCCGACCGGCGGGGCCGTGGGTGGTAGCCCGGCGAATAAGCGCACCCGCGGGGGCAACGCAAAGAACCCGGCTGACCTCGGCCGCACGGGCGGGAAATAG